Proteins from a single region of Engystomops pustulosus chromosome 5, aEngPut4.maternal, whole genome shotgun sequence:
- the LOC140134224 gene encoding DNA damage-regulated autophagy modulator protein 1-like, with the protein MEFSGLGFIPFFLTLWCMVWLSVSYTLAITYSHAPPLMYISATGNYYPENITFKIGFIGMANAIVGLMFLQYKFIQLHVEAFGPRQPKIQKILLVLGLMSCSGIMIFAMFENAFFPMVHRIGAFIAFTCSGIYNLWQAIILYKAPGCRRAICHIRTVSCVMALLGILILIGCQALFNINLSRGGNLQISPIIPRITEWLIMLFFLINILTYHQPMQRLTLTVSQKGFTISRRAENQDSGV; encoded by the exons ATGGAGTTCAGTGGATTGGGTTTCATCCCCTTCTTCTTGACACTTTGGTGTATGGTCTGGCTCAGCGTTAGCTACACCCTGGCTATCACTTATTCTCATGCCCCTCCACTGATGTACATCAG tgCAACAGGAAATTATTATCCTGAAAATATTACATTCAAAATTGGATTCATTGGAATGGCCAATGCCA TCGTGGGATTGATGTTCCTCCAGTACAAATTCATCCAGCTTCATGTTGAGGCCTTTGGACCCCGTCAACCCAAAATCCAGAAGATCCTGCTGGTGTTGGGATTGATGTCCTGCAGTGGTATAATGATATTTGCTATGTTTGAG AATGCTTTTTTTCCCATGGTGCATCGGATCGGCGCATTTATTGCTTTTACCTGTAGTGGCATTTACAACCTGTGGCAGGCCATCATCCTCTACAAGGCGCCTGGATGTCGCAGAGCCATCTGCCATATTAGAACGGTGTCCTGTGTGATGGCTCTCCTGGGTATACTTATCC TCATCGGATGTCAGGCATTATTTAACATCAACCTTTCCAGAGGAGGCAACCTACAG ATCAGCCCCATCATTCCCAGGATCACAGAGTGGCTGATAATGCTTTTCTTCCTGATTAATATACTTACCTACCATCAGCCTATGCAG CGTTTAACGTTGACAGTGTCCCAGAAAGGCTTCACCATCTCCAGACGAGCAGAGAACCAAGACTCTGGAgtatga